A part of Denitratisoma oestradiolicum genomic DNA contains:
- a CDS encoding RidA family protein — protein sequence MPIQHINPPGLLQFDAMSQVVVASGGRTVYIAGQSASDVNFEVVGGNDYYAQSVQALRNLRTAVEAAGGSVENIVSSTVYLKNLTPEIAGRFLEALAIACEGKSFPPHAFSLIGVASLAGADLLVEITAVAVIDAAVAA from the coding sequence ATGCCCATCCAGCACATCAATCCCCCTGGCCTGCTGCAGTTCGACGCCATGAGCCAGGTCGTCGTCGCTTCCGGCGGACGGACCGTGTATATCGCCGGCCAGTCCGCCAGCGACGTGAACTTCGAAGTGGTGGGCGGCAACGACTACTACGCCCAGTCGGTGCAGGCGCTGCGCAATCTGCGCACCGCGGTGGAAGCCGCAGGCGGAAGTGTCGAGAACATCGTCAGCAGCACCGTTTATCTGAAGAACCTGACGCCGGAGATCGCCGGCAGGTTTCTTGAAGCCCTGGCGATCGCTTGCGAGGGCAAGTCTTTCCCGCCCCACGCCTTTTCCCTGATTGGCGTAGCTTCCCTCGCCGGTGCCGATCTCCTGGTGGAGATCACCGCGGTGGCGGTGATCGACGCCGCGGTCGCAGCGTGA
- a CDS encoding MFS transporter, whose protein sequence is MKHTFADARFRSAWCLVLGLALVLCISFGTTLNALGVFTLPIIAAFHCSHEEAAHVATVFLFAMTLAMPAAGWLLDRVAPRPVMAAGALLTVIGYLYAARSSDLDLFTTAIALGGIGIGMSTYIPAVTLVSHWIPPRQQGLAFGILLAAVSLGGMVFPVLLTRIIVAFDWRTAMTMVAALIFCICLPLLLWLARMPPAHPTESARPAPALGHGIVQALRMPSYWLWIAMLMLITMSSLGVYMALIPYLVSVGYSADHAALVNAGAGAATLAGNFLFGVLSARWGTERTLLAGTVVAAAGILFLLGAHDPALGLGAVALFALVWGSTFNLANQLSPAMLLESMGQRNFGSLLGIGNLIAGVGSAFGPEIVGYLVDLTHAYTLPLLLCAALMLAALLPIALLHGVRQKPAEEAWC, encoded by the coding sequence ATGAAACATACCTTCGCCGATGCCCGCTTCCGTTCTGCCTGGTGCCTGGTCCTGGGCTTGGCCCTGGTGCTCTGCATCAGTTTCGGCACCACCCTCAATGCCCTCGGCGTGTTCACCCTGCCGATCATCGCGGCCTTCCATTGCAGCCACGAAGAGGCGGCCCACGTCGCTACCGTTTTCCTCTTCGCCATGACCCTGGCCATGCCCGCGGCCGGCTGGTTGCTGGACCGGGTTGCGCCGCGCCCGGTGATGGCTGCCGGCGCCCTGCTGACCGTGATCGGCTATCTGTATGCGGCGCGCAGTTCCGACCTGGATCTGTTCACCACGGCCATCGCCCTGGGGGGCATCGGCATCGGCATGTCGACCTACATTCCTGCTGTCACCCTGGTCAGCCACTGGATTCCGCCGCGGCAGCAGGGCCTGGCCTTCGGCATTCTGCTCGCTGCGGTCTCCCTCGGTGGCATGGTCTTCCCGGTGCTGCTGACCCGCATCATCGTCGCCTTCGACTGGCGCACGGCCATGACGATGGTGGCCGCGTTGATCTTCTGTATCTGCCTGCCGCTGCTGCTGTGGCTGGCGCGCATGCCGCCTGCACACCCGACAGAGTCGGCGCGGCCGGCCCCGGCGCTGGGCCACGGCATCGTCCAGGCCCTGCGCATGCCCAGCTACTGGCTCTGGATCGCGATGCTGATGCTGATCACCATGAGCAGCCTCGGGGTCTATATGGCCCTCATCCCCTATCTCGTTTCGGTCGGCTATTCGGCGGACCACGCCGCCCTGGTCAATGCCGGAGCGGGGGCGGCGACTCTCGCCGGCAATTTCCTCTTCGGTGTCCTCAGCGCCCGTTGGGGGACGGAGCGCACCCTGCTTGCCGGCACCGTCGTTGCGGCGGCCGGCATCCTCTTTCTTCTTGGTGCTCATGACCCGGCCTTAGGGTTGGGGGCTGTGGCGCTGTTTGCTCTGGTCTGGGGCAGCACCTTCAACCTGGCCAACCAGCTTTCCCCGGCCATGCTGCTCGAGTCCATGGGGCAGCGCAATTTCGGCAGCCTGCTCGGCATCGGCAACCTGATCGCTGGCGTCGGTTCCGCCTTCGGCCCCGAGATCGTCGGCTATCTGGTGGACCTCACCCATGCCTACACGCTGCCCCTGTTGTTGTGCGCCGCGCTGATGCTGGCGGCCTTGCTGCCGATCGCCCTGTTGCACGGGGTGCGGCAAAAGCCGGCAGAGGAGGCTTGGTGCTGA